A genomic window from Luteolibacter sp. LG18 includes:
- a CDS encoding Ig-like domain-containing protein, with amino-acid sequence MTLRALIVFLLLAAVGRGQLPPFHAPAQATGSMEVTLRPMENVMPGTSRLVTFGVPFPRGSITAAQLSTLRVLRNGVEIPAFVEQLTPWRHLTNSAIDGQSVRVARVQIHHSFAAAYPAGETITVEWGGAARTQNVAALADPQGGWHLVTSGTFVAADGVMEPDVYALLPKAVLSQGVLGLRRTEPFKDSIPETRDAPEAMDAIEHWPGYEEADRSFKNNFYTNINEDDPLVSGYESGQLVDCKHESEPWLYDRASTFFQLHVKTGFLRPLREAVRATQFYRSQLYGNAKADPYRGIFRLKAPDDSSLGAGGNTTMYSYAECFAYDHWFTGNPLDLEPVRWVAATHDALTEPSRWTPQLGEWTERHTAFRTLADLVAFELTGETGFRQKVLGQIADYLRHQNGADGLIPADRLDGGLYHYGAQHGDGVFTELIASPWMMALTMDAMIRAYGVSEDAAVADFIRRGAKFQAVTTHFDGDSIYEYSGALRYPFYLARYDGAADPLDGYDGSAIEHAKEVTTTIGWGCYFQHLLHGVPDPAMEATARELYLSFDIGVNHWIRPAAPPLGLTAYRSIPPRKFAWENRPSASLSWVMQVIDTISPPPVVAITSPTASQTFTAPADIFIEATASSPNSTIAKVEFYDGAEKIGEDTTPPYTLHWNHVIAALPGHVLTAKAITALGVTGNSEAVPLDMRSPTHPELTITSPANGAVFTAPAAVTVTATATPQAGSSISRVRFTRNYQLVEELTAPPYAHTFTGLLDGDHDYEVWAWDNNGGYTVQTITVRVETPTPPSITLTSPLPDTPTVGGGVLHLAANAAAPGSTITQVVFYADGEPIGEVASPPFVFDWTVSSRWAAGAHEITAEATETNGGTASDSAAIQVSFLPDMSVAFASPADWAVFPFPAEITMEATASAPLSSVARMDFYANNQFIGSDTEAPFTASFTPANLGQWELLARVTDGYGRTREVRRNVNVTGPAIPTVTLAAPGDGSILTQPAAPVISATASVDHATIARVRFYEGDVLLGEDTAAPFSITAPSLSLGDHRIYAVATSSTGTEGYSPAVTIHVGAMNAPAAVITAPRYEGPQIAASFSAVRFAANALHTGGVAIQRVEFLLDHVSVGSVATAPYEMVWTVGPNTGYHELIARAYDVNGQWADSGTVAFELVIPPQITIAFPTSASQVTPGSAVSLAASVIAGTYPIARVDFFVNDALVGTDSSVPYQCDWSPDAAGDCQIAARVTDTRYVDVWADAVPVVSRFTARQNWRIANFGSYHATGSAADLADPDHDGIVNLLEWMFGAEPLAPATAPPLAVTTEGADLVIHLTRAHEAATEPGHTLALEWATEFATWNSVSLGPTSSGPDPRGIQVNITPASSGSSNDAIEIRIPRSQVSAGKFFARVRGGGE; translated from the coding sequence ATGACCCTGCGAGCGTTGATCGTATTCCTCCTGCTGGCGGCCGTTGGCCGCGGCCAGTTGCCGCCGTTCCACGCTCCGGCACAGGCCACGGGCTCGATGGAGGTCACGCTGCGTCCGATGGAAAACGTCATGCCAGGAACGTCGCGGCTGGTGACCTTCGGCGTGCCGTTTCCCCGCGGGTCGATCACCGCCGCGCAGTTGAGCACGCTGCGCGTGCTGCGCAACGGCGTGGAGATCCCGGCCTTCGTCGAGCAGCTCACACCCTGGCGGCATCTCACCAACTCCGCCATCGACGGCCAGTCGGTGCGCGTCGCGCGGGTGCAGATCCACCACAGCTTCGCCGCCGCGTATCCGGCGGGCGAAACGATCACCGTGGAATGGGGCGGCGCGGCGCGGACGCAGAACGTGGCCGCGCTGGCCGATCCGCAGGGCGGCTGGCACCTGGTCACCAGCGGCACTTTCGTGGCCGCCGATGGCGTGATGGAGCCGGATGTCTACGCGCTGTTGCCGAAGGCGGTGCTCTCCCAGGGCGTGCTCGGATTGCGCCGCACGGAGCCGTTCAAGGACTCCATTCCGGAAACACGCGATGCTCCGGAGGCGATGGACGCCATCGAGCACTGGCCCGGCTACGAGGAGGCGGACCGGTCGTTCAAGAACAACTTCTACACCAACATCAACGAGGATGATCCGCTGGTGAGCGGCTACGAGAGCGGCCAGCTGGTGGACTGCAAGCACGAGTCCGAGCCGTGGCTCTACGACCGTGCCTCCACGTTCTTCCAGCTCCATGTGAAGACCGGCTTCCTGCGGCCGCTGCGGGAGGCGGTGCGCGCCACGCAGTTCTATCGTTCGCAGCTATACGGAAACGCCAAGGCCGATCCCTACCGCGGCATTTTCCGATTGAAGGCACCGGATGATTCGAGTCTCGGTGCGGGAGGAAACACGACGATGTATTCCTATGCGGAGTGTTTCGCTTACGATCACTGGTTCACCGGAAATCCCCTCGATCTCGAGCCGGTGCGTTGGGTGGCCGCCACGCACGACGCGCTCACCGAGCCCTCCCGCTGGACGCCGCAACTGGGCGAGTGGACGGAGCGCCACACCGCCTTCCGCACGCTCGCTGATCTGGTCGCCTTCGAACTGACGGGGGAAACCGGGTTTCGCCAGAAGGTGCTTGGCCAGATCGCGGACTACCTCCGCCACCAGAATGGCGCGGACGGGCTGATCCCCGCCGACCGGCTCGATGGCGGACTCTACCACTACGGCGCGCAGCATGGCGACGGCGTGTTCACCGAGCTCATCGCATCGCCGTGGATGATGGCGCTGACGATGGATGCGATGATCCGTGCCTATGGGGTGTCCGAGGATGCGGCGGTGGCGGACTTCATCCGCCGCGGCGCGAAGTTCCAGGCGGTGACGACCCATTTCGATGGCGACAGCATCTACGAATACTCCGGGGCGCTGCGCTACCCCTTCTACCTGGCGCGCTACGACGGCGCGGCCGATCCGCTCGATGGCTACGACGGCTCCGCCATCGAGCATGCGAAGGAGGTCACCACCACCATCGGCTGGGGCTGCTATTTCCAGCACCTGCTGCACGGCGTTCCGGATCCGGCGATGGAAGCCACGGCGCGCGAGCTTTACCTTTCCTTCGACATTGGCGTGAACCACTGGATCCGGCCTGCGGCTCCACCGCTCGGCCTCACCGCCTACCGCAGTATTCCTCCTCGGAAGTTCGCATGGGAAAACCGCCCGTCCGCCAGCCTTTCGTGGGTGATGCAGGTGATCGACACGATCTCTCCGCCGCCGGTGGTGGCCATCACCTCTCCCACGGCTTCGCAGACCTTCACCGCGCCTGCGGACATCTTCATCGAAGCCACCGCTAGCTCGCCGAACAGCACCATTGCCAAGGTGGAGTTCTACGATGGCGCGGAAAAAATCGGCGAGGACACCACTCCGCCGTACACGCTGCATTGGAATCATGTGATCGCCGCGCTGCCCGGGCACGTGCTCACTGCGAAGGCGATCACCGCGCTCGGGGTGACGGGGAATTCCGAAGCCGTGCCGCTGGACATGCGTTCGCCCACGCATCCGGAGCTGACCATCACCAGCCCGGCCAATGGGGCCGTCTTCACCGCGCCCGCCGCCGTGACAGTCACCGCTACTGCCACCCCTCAGGCGGGCAGCAGCATTTCCCGCGTGCGTTTCACGCGGAATTACCAGCTCGTGGAGGAACTCACCGCGCCGCCGTATGCCCACACCTTCACCGGCTTGCTGGACGGCGATCACGACTACGAGGTATGGGCATGGGACAACAACGGTGGCTACACCGTCCAGACGATCACGGTGCGCGTGGAAACGCCCACGCCGCCGTCGATCACCCTCACCTCGCCGCTGCCGGACACGCCCACGGTGGGCGGAGGGGTGCTCCACCTTGCCGCGAATGCCGCCGCGCCCGGCAGCACCATCACCCAGGTAGTCTTCTATGCGGACGGTGAACCGATCGGCGAGGTCGCCTCGCCGCCCTTTGTCTTTGATTGGACTGTCTCTTCGCGCTGGGCCGCAGGTGCCCACGAGATCACCGCCGAAGCCACCGAGACGAATGGCGGCACGGCCTCGGACTCCGCCGCGATCCAGGTCTCCTTCCTCCCGGACATGAGCGTGGCCTTCGCATCGCCCGCCGACTGGGCGGTGTTTCCCTTCCCGGCGGAAATCACCATGGAAGCCACCGCGAGCGCGCCGCTCAGTTCGGTGGCGCGGATGGATTTCTACGCGAACAATCAATTCATCGGTTCCGACACGGAGGCGCCTTTCACCGCTTCCTTCACTCCCGCCAATCTCGGGCAATGGGAGCTACTCGCGCGGGTGACGGATGGCTACGGGCGCACGCGCGAGGTGAGGCGCAACGTGAACGTGACCGGGCCCGCGATTCCCACCGTGACCCTCGCTGCACCGGGGGATGGCTCGATTCTCACCCAGCCGGCCGCGCCGGTCATTTCCGCGACCGCCAGCGTGGATCATGCCACGATCGCCCGCGTGCGCTTCTACGAAGGCGATGTTTTGCTGGGGGAGGACACCGCCGCGCCCTTCAGCATCACCGCTCCCTCGCTGTCCTTGGGCGATCACCGCATTTACGCCGTGGCCACCTCCTCCACCGGCACCGAGGGGTATTCGCCCGCGGTGACGATCCATGTTGGCGCGATGAATGCGCCGGCCGCGGTGATCACCGCGCCGCGTTACGAGGGGCCGCAGATCGCCGCGTCCTTTTCGGCGGTCCGCTTCGCCGCGAATGCACTGCACACTGGAGGTGTGGCGATCCAGCGCGTCGAATTCCTGTTGGACCACGTGTCCGTCGGTTCCGTGGCCACTGCGCCCTATGAGATGGTGTGGACCGTGGGTCCGAACACCGGCTACCACGAACTCATCGCGCGTGCCTATGACGTGAACGGCCAATGGGCCGACTCCGGCACGGTGGCCTTCGAACTCGTCATCCCGCCACAGATCACGATCGCCTTTCCCACCTCGGCGTCGCAGGTCACGCCGGGTTCGGCCGTGTCGCTTGCGGCCTCCGTCATCGCCGGCACCTATCCCATCGCGAGGGTCGATTTCTTCGTGAACGACGCCTTGGTCGGCACCGACTCCAGCGTGCCCTATCAATGCGATTGGTCGCCCGATGCGGCGGGGGATTGCCAGATCGCCGCCCGCGTCACCGACACGCGTTACGTGGACGTGTGGGCGGATGCCGTGCCGGTGGTGTCCCGTTTCACCGCCCGGCAAAACTGGCGCATCGCGAACTTCGGCAGTTACCACGCCACCGGCAGCGCCGCCGACCTGGCGGACCCGGACCACGATGGCATCGTCAATTTGCTCGAGTGGATGTTCGGTGCTGAGCCCTTGGCCCCGGCCACCGCGCCGCCGCTGGCCGTCACCACGGAAGGTGCCGACCTCGTCATCCACCTGACCCGGGCCCACGAAGCCGCGACGGAGCCCGGTCACACGCTCGCCCTGGAATGGGCCACCGAGTTCGCCACCTGGAACTCGGTCTCGCTCGGCCCCACGTCTTCAGGCCCTGATCCCCGCGGCATCCAGGTCAACATCACCCCCGCGTCCAGCGGCTCTTCCAACGATGCCATCGAAATCCGCATCCCCCGCAGCCAGGTATCCGCCGGAAAATTCTTCGCCCGGGTCCGCGGTGGCGGGGAGTGA
- the dxs gene encoding 1-deoxy-D-xylulose-5-phosphate synthase: MTTSASSEPPALGPLLSSIKSPEDVKRLSDADLPALAAEIRHSLITSLSKTGGHLGPNLGVVELSIAMHRVFSTPKDNFVFDVAHQGYVHKMLTGRADQIHTIRTYKGLNGFLLRSESEHDCYGAGHAGTALSAALGMAAARDLAGDDSHVVAVAGDAAFTCGPTLEALNNIAETTKRFIVVLNDNEWSIDKNVGAIARYFNALQTHSTYSAVRTKAAEFVEKVAGKAVRNLAHKVEEGAKNLLFPNVLFEKFGLRYYGPIDGHNLPLLVKTFEHLKTLNEPVVLHIITEKGRGYQPALDNPGKFHGLGAYKIEDGSTDTTATPTCSDIFGRTVTDLAKEDEKIVAITAAMPGGTKLEIFKKELPQRYYDVGIAEEHAALFACGLATRGFKPFLAIYSTFMQRAYDMIIHDMALQGLPVRLCMDRGGLSGDDGPTHHGLFDIGYLRHVPNLIFMQPKDEAEFVDMLHTMAQFEDGPSAIRYPRGTIDGTPIPATAKILEIGKAEVVADGSDVALIGLGTMFEMARRAKAMLEEKGLSVALINPRFIKPLDATVIEEYAAKCKVVCTFEDHVAHNGFGAAVIELLHDAGIKTPVERIAWPDEFVEHGKPDTLRELHGLTAENAVAKVLKQLQG, translated from the coding sequence ATGACGACATCCGCCTCTTCTGAGCCCCCAGCCCTCGGGCCGCTCCTTTCCAGCATCAAGTCCCCCGAGGACGTCAAGCGGTTGTCCGACGCCGATCTGCCCGCGCTCGCGGCGGAGATCCGCCACTCGCTGATCACGTCCCTTTCCAAGACCGGCGGCCACCTCGGGCCGAACCTCGGCGTGGTGGAGCTGTCGATCGCGATGCACCGCGTGTTCTCGACCCCGAAGGACAATTTCGTCTTCGACGTGGCCCACCAGGGCTACGTCCACAAGATGCTCACCGGCCGCGCCGACCAGATCCACACGATCCGCACCTACAAGGGCCTCAACGGCTTCCTGCTGCGCAGCGAGTCCGAGCACGATTGCTACGGCGCGGGCCACGCCGGCACCGCCCTGTCCGCCGCGCTCGGCATGGCCGCCGCCCGCGACCTCGCGGGGGATGACAGCCACGTCGTCGCCGTCGCCGGGGACGCCGCCTTCACCTGCGGACCGACCCTCGAGGCGCTGAACAACATCGCGGAAACGACCAAGCGTTTCATCGTGGTGCTGAACGACAACGAGTGGTCGATCGACAAGAACGTCGGCGCCATCGCCCGTTACTTCAACGCCCTCCAGACCCACTCGACCTACTCCGCCGTCCGCACCAAGGCCGCCGAGTTCGTCGAAAAGGTCGCTGGCAAGGCCGTCCGCAACCTCGCCCACAAGGTCGAGGAAGGCGCGAAGAACCTGTTGTTCCCGAACGTGCTGTTCGAGAAATTCGGCCTGCGCTACTACGGCCCGATCGACGGCCACAACCTGCCGCTGCTGGTCAAAACCTTCGAGCACCTCAAAACGCTCAACGAGCCGGTGGTGCTCCACATCATCACGGAAAAGGGCCGCGGCTACCAGCCGGCGCTCGACAACCCGGGCAAGTTCCACGGCCTCGGTGCCTACAAGATCGAGGACGGCTCGACGGACACCACCGCCACTCCGACCTGTTCGGACATCTTCGGTCGCACGGTGACGGACCTGGCGAAGGAGGACGAGAAGATCGTCGCGATCACCGCCGCCATGCCCGGCGGCACCAAGCTGGAGATTTTCAAGAAGGAGCTGCCGCAGCGTTACTACGACGTGGGCATCGCCGAGGAACACGCCGCGCTTTTCGCCTGCGGCCTCGCCACCCGCGGCTTCAAGCCGTTCCTGGCGATCTACTCCACCTTCATGCAGCGCGCCTATGACATGATCATCCATGACATGGCGCTGCAGGGCCTGCCGGTCCGCCTGTGCATGGACCGCGGCGGCCTGTCGGGCGACGACGGCCCGACCCACCACGGCCTGTTCGACATCGGCTACCTGCGCCATGTGCCGAACCTGATTTTCATGCAGCCGAAGGACGAGGCCGAGTTCGTGGACATGCTCCACACCATGGCCCAGTTCGAGGACGGCCCGTCCGCGATCCGCTATCCGCGCGGCACCATCGATGGTACCCCGATCCCGGCGACCGCCAAGATCCTGGAAATCGGCAAGGCCGAGGTGGTGGCGGATGGTTCCGACGTCGCCCTGATCGGCCTCGGCACCATGTTCGAAATGGCGCGCCGCGCGAAGGCGATGCTGGAGGAAAAGGGCCTGTCCGTGGCCCTGATCAACCCGCGCTTCATCAAGCCGCTCGATGCCACGGTGATCGAGGAATACGCCGCCAAGTGCAAGGTGGTGTGCACCTTCGAGGACCACGTCGCCCACAACGGCTTCGGTGCGGCGGTGATCGAGTTGCTCCACGACGCCGGGATCAAGACTCCGGTCGAGCGCATCGCCTGGCCGGACGAGTTCGTCGAACACGGCAAGCCGGACACCCTGCGCGAACTCCACGGCCTCACCGCCGAGAACGCGGTGGCGAAGGTGCTCAAGCAGCTCCAGGGCTAA
- the xseB gene encoding exodeoxyribonuclease VII small subunit yields the protein MAARRKPTLSESEAGPGFEEALAELEAVVEAMEEEQLPLEELVAHYEKGSALLKRCETVLKSARERLELITLRNQAENALDSAASTTHGGPPPPETPEDDPDDDDDIRLF from the coding sequence ATGGCCGCCCGCCGCAAACCCACCCTCTCTGAATCCGAAGCCGGTCCCGGCTTCGAGGAGGCGCTTGCCGAGCTGGAGGCAGTCGTGGAGGCCATGGAAGAGGAGCAGCTTCCGTTGGAGGAGCTGGTGGCCCATTACGAAAAGGGCTCCGCCCTGTTGAAACGCTGCGAGACGGTCCTGAAATCCGCCCGCGAGCGCCTTGAATTGATCACCTTGCGGAATCAGGCAGAAAACGCTCTGGATTCCGCCGCCTCCACCACCCACGGTGGCCCGCCTCCGCCCGAAACGCCGGAGGACGACCCTGACGACGATGACGACATCCGCCTCTTCTGA
- a CDS encoding sigma-54 dependent transcriptional regulator: MQQPTLLIVDDERATREGLRAALEEEFDVYTASGTAEALAILKSEPIDLMLTDLRMGGDSGMDLLEKALARPNPPVAIMMTAYGSVDTAVEAMRRGAWHFVTKPLNLDEVEMLLKRALKNRRLETEVRELKQQSSERHKLDKLIGKSPAMTRVFDLIQQVAPTRATVLIEGESGTGKEVVAHAIHHLSGRPESKMVIVHCAALSPQLLESELFGHEKGAFTGAAQRRIGRFEQADGGTLFLDEIGEIDAATQVKLLRALSERTIERVGSNTPVKIDVRVVAATNKNLRELVDQGKFREDLYFRLNVVKIEMPPLRTRREDIVLLTGSFLKEFAKDNGRPVKPLTDQALELLRGYHWPGNVRELRTAIEHGVVMSNDSVIDVRHLPSFLADQGPIAPAGPGISNKMDLAGPVEFNLHALETRAIRAALDQAGSNRTRAADLLGVSRRTLQRKLKELGL; encoded by the coding sequence ATGCAACAGCCCACGCTCCTGATCGTTGATGATGAACGCGCCACCCGCGAGGGTCTCCGTGCGGCCCTGGAGGAGGAGTTCGACGTCTACACCGCCAGCGGCACCGCCGAGGCGCTTGCGATTCTCAAGAGCGAGCCGATCGACCTGATGCTCACGGACCTCCGGATGGGCGGGGATTCCGGCATGGATCTGTTGGAAAAGGCGCTGGCGCGCCCCAATCCACCGGTGGCGATCATGATGACCGCCTACGGTTCGGTGGACACGGCCGTGGAGGCCATGCGGCGCGGAGCCTGGCATTTCGTCACCAAACCCCTGAATCTGGACGAGGTCGAGATGCTCCTGAAACGGGCGCTGAAAAACCGCCGTCTGGAAACGGAGGTCCGCGAGCTCAAGCAGCAGTCGTCCGAGCGCCACAAGCTCGACAAGCTGATCGGCAAGTCCCCGGCGATGACGCGGGTGTTCGATCTGATCCAGCAGGTGGCTCCGACCCGTGCGACCGTCCTGATCGAGGGCGAGAGCGGCACCGGCAAGGAGGTGGTGGCCCATGCGATCCACCACCTGTCCGGCCGCCCCGAGTCGAAGATGGTGATCGTCCACTGCGCGGCCCTTTCCCCCCAGTTGTTGGAAAGCGAGCTGTTCGGCCACGAGAAGGGGGCGTTCACGGGAGCCGCCCAGCGGCGGATCGGCCGCTTCGAGCAGGCGGATGGCGGAACCCTGTTTCTGGACGAGATCGGCGAGATCGATGCCGCCACCCAGGTGAAGCTGCTGCGCGCGCTCTCCGAGCGCACGATCGAGCGGGTCGGGTCGAACACGCCCGTGAAGATCGACGTCCGGGTGGTCGCGGCCACCAACAAGAACCTCCGCGAGCTGGTGGACCAAGGGAAGTTCCGCGAGGACCTGTATTTCCGCCTGAACGTGGTGAAAATCGAGATGCCGCCGCTGCGCACCCGCCGCGAGGACATCGTGCTGCTGACCGGGAGTTTCCTGAAGGAGTTCGCCAAGGACAACGGTCGACCGGTCAAGCCGCTGACGGATCAGGCGCTGGAATTGCTGCGGGGCTACCATTGGCCGGGCAACGTCCGCGAGCTGCGGACGGCCATCGAGCACGGGGTGGTGATGAGTAACGATTCCGTCATAGACGTCCGCCACCTGCCGTCGTTCCTTGCGGATCAAGGCCCAATCGCTCCCGCGGGTCCCGGGATCTCCAACAAAATGGACCTTGCCGGTCCCGTGGAATTCAACTTGCATGCGCTCGAAACGCGCGCCATCCGGGCAGCCCTCGACCAAGCAGGGAGCAATCGAACCCGGGCCGCGGACCTGCTCGGCGTGAGCCGCCGCACCCTCCAACGCAAGCTGAAGGAACTGGGCCTCTGA
- a CDS encoding ATP-binding protein, whose product MKSGFLEKLVSRLDKVEPGEVQQIVARLIREKGFLEQVFEALLEGVILLDPEGTIAFVNRAACGFFGLDPEQAIGEPLSRQVRGLEWKSLAKPGRTVSRDLEVFYPENRYLNFYLAPISADEGPEAAPPGYVMLVRDLTRTRAEAEETLESERLNALTLLAAGVAHEIGNPLNSLDIHLQLLDRKLRKLPPGDRAPLEENLATARGEIQRLDAILKQFLSAVRPTTLRRERTDLNEVLHETLRLLEPELASRRIAVELDLAESLPPAEIDGGQFQQVFYNLLRNAYQALREGDGRITIRTRANDYEYRIAIEDNGTGISPEHMGAIFEPYRTTKASGSGLGLLIVRRIVREHGGEIEINSEEGHGTRIAIFLPRGERTVRLLGQADDTVIDVG is encoded by the coding sequence GTGAAATCCGGCTTCCTTGAAAAACTCGTCTCCCGTCTGGACAAGGTGGAGCCCGGGGAGGTCCAGCAGATCGTCGCCCGGCTGATCCGGGAAAAGGGCTTTCTCGAGCAGGTTTTCGAGGCCTTGTTGGAGGGGGTGATCCTCCTCGATCCGGAAGGCACGATCGCCTTCGTGAACCGCGCGGCGTGCGGGTTCTTCGGGCTCGATCCCGAGCAGGCGATCGGCGAGCCGCTCTCGCGGCAGGTCCGGGGGCTGGAGTGGAAGTCGCTGGCGAAGCCCGGTCGAACCGTCAGCCGGGACCTGGAGGTCTTCTATCCGGAGAACCGCTACCTTAATTTCTATCTCGCTCCGATCAGTGCGGACGAGGGACCGGAAGCCGCCCCGCCCGGCTATGTGATGCTGGTCCGCGACCTGACCCGTACCCGCGCCGAGGCCGAGGAAACGCTGGAGAGCGAACGCCTCAATGCCCTGACGCTGCTGGCCGCCGGGGTGGCCCATGAGATCGGGAATCCCCTGAACTCGCTGGACATCCATCTCCAGCTCCTCGACCGCAAGCTGCGGAAACTGCCTCCCGGCGACCGCGCCCCCTTGGAGGAAAACCTCGCCACCGCCCGTGGCGAGATCCAGAGGCTGGATGCGATTCTTAAACAGTTCCTTTCAGCGGTTCGGCCCACCACCCTGCGCCGCGAGCGCACCGACCTGAACGAGGTGCTGCATGAAACCCTGCGGCTGCTGGAGCCGGAGCTGGCGTCCCGCCGCATTGCGGTGGAACTTGATCTGGCCGAGAGTCTGCCGCCCGCGGAGATCGATGGCGGCCAGTTCCAGCAGGTGTTCTACAACCTGCTCCGGAATGCCTACCAGGCGCTGCGCGAGGGGGACGGGCGGATCACCATCCGCACCCGCGCGAACGACTACGAATACCGGATCGCCATCGAGGACAACGGCACCGGGATTTCACCCGAGCACATGGGGGCGATTTTCGAACCCTACCGTACCACCAAGGCTTCGGGCAGCGGCCTCGGCCTGCTGATCGTGCGCCGCATCGTGCGCGAACACGGCGGCGAGATCGAAATCAACAGCGAGGAGGGCCACGGCACCCGCATCGCCATTTTCCTCCCCCGCGGCGAACGCACCGTCCGTTTGCTCGGACAGGCGGACGACACCGTCATCGACGTCGGATGA
- the cutA gene encoding divalent-cation tolerance protein CutA codes for MSESGELRIVLCTFPDREQARQIGTALVEKQLAACVNLLPGVESIYPWDGKLETASEVLAVFKTTRAAYPAFAEKLSELHPYEVPEILALAPAAAAKAYAAWVRASTGQ; via the coding sequence ATGAGCGAAAGCGGCGAGCTCCGGATAGTCCTCTGCACCTTCCCCGATCGCGAGCAGGCGCGACAGATTGGCACGGCCCTGGTGGAAAAGCAACTGGCGGCCTGCGTGAACCTCCTGCCCGGAGTGGAGTCGATTTACCCATGGGATGGGAAACTGGAAACCGCCTCCGAGGTGCTGGCCGTCTTCAAGACCACCCGCGCGGCCTACCCGGCCTTTGCCGAGAAGCTCTCGGAACTCCACCCCTACGAAGTGCCTGAAATCCTGGCGCTGGCACCGGCCGCCGCCGCGAAAGCCTACGCGGCGTGGGTGCGCGCCAGCACCGGTCAATAA
- a CDS encoding rhodanese-like domain-containing protein, protein MSPLPDPAETLEVTCSEVAGWISMPADERPWLVDCREPEEWDICRLEGADLVPLGTFPEKVDALRQGADKGLVVYCHHGMRSLRATSFLRANGVANVFSMAGGIDAWSRSVDPEVPRY, encoded by the coding sequence ATGAGCCCGCTCCCCGATCCGGCGGAGACGCTGGAAGTCACCTGCTCCGAGGTGGCCGGTTGGATCTCGATGCCCGCGGACGAACGTCCGTGGCTGGTGGACTGCCGGGAGCCGGAGGAATGGGACATTTGCCGTCTGGAGGGGGCCGACCTGGTGCCCCTCGGCACGTTTCCCGAGAAAGTCGATGCCTTGAGGCAGGGGGCGGACAAGGGATTGGTGGTGTATTGCCACCACGGCATGCGCTCGTTGCGGGCCACCTCGTTCCTGCGGGCGAACGGGGTCGCAAACGTCTTTTCGATGGCGGGCGGGATCGACGCGTGGTCGCGCTCGGTCGATCCGGAAGTGCCTCGTTATTGA
- a CDS encoding L,D-transpeptidase family protein → MKAALRSSIFALVAVLAASCAPSGPQKSDYLLGYNRNNGPTGKGEHHSAPAIPDDISYWDGEGATGAPLIKINRAQQKAYFYKGGQLVAISKISSGKEDHGTPAGRYKISQKDLDHKSSTYGCIKDKATGMMVNDNADIRTPVLPGQIYYAAPMPYFMRFADGIGMHTGFLPGYAASHGCIRMPDHMARHFFENVEVGTPVIVE, encoded by the coding sequence ATGAAAGCCGCCCTCCGTAGCTCGATTTTCGCCCTTGTTGCCGTCCTCGCCGCCTCCTGCGCCCCCAGCGGTCCGCAGAAGTCGGATTACCTCCTCGGCTACAACCGCAACAACGGCCCCACCGGCAAGGGTGAGCACCACTCCGCCCCGGCGATCCCGGACGACATTTCCTACTGGGACGGCGAAGGCGCGACCGGTGCGCCGCTGATCAAGATCAACCGTGCCCAACAGAAGGCCTATTTCTACAAGGGCGGCCAGCTCGTCGCCATTTCCAAGATTTCCTCCGGCAAGGAGGATCACGGCACGCCCGCGGGCCGCTACAAGATCAGCCAGAAGGACCTGGACCACAAATCCTCCACTTACGGCTGCATCAAGGACAAGGCCACCGGCATGATGGTGAATGACAACGCCGACATCCGCACCCCGGTGCTGCCCGGCCAGATCTACTACGCCGCGCCAATGCCGTATTTCATGCGCTTCGCGGATGGCATCGGCATGCACACCGGCTTCCTGCCGGGCTACGCCGCATCCCACGGCTGCATCCGCATGCCGGACCACATGGCCCGTCATTTCTTCGAAAACGTCGAGGTCGGCACCCCGGTCATCGTCGAATGA
- a CDS encoding FmdB family zinc ribbon protein produces the protein MPNYDYECQACGHRFEVFQSMNDAKLTDCPQDGCGGMVKRLLGTGAGLLFKGGGFYQTDYRSSSYQAGAKADAGSSAASAPAPSSAPSTPASN, from the coding sequence ATGCCAAACTACGATTACGAATGCCAGGCCTGCGGGCACCGCTTCGAAGTGTTCCAGAGCATGAATGACGCGAAGCTCACCGATTGCCCGCAGGACGGCTGCGGCGGCATGGTGAAGCGCCTGCTCGGCACCGGTGCCGGCCTCCTTTTCAAGGGCGGCGGATTCTACCAGACCGACTACCGCTCTTCCTCCTACCAAGCCGGGGCGAAGGCCGACGCGGGTTCGAGCGCCGCCAGCGCGCCGGCACCTTCCAGCGCTCCATCCACCCCCGCCTCCAACTGA